Within the Chloroflexota bacterium genome, the region TCGCGCGGCATTGTCCGGTCGTCCAGGACCAGTTTACTTAGATCTGCCTTCCAATGTGCTCTGCGACAAACTGGACACGGACGAGTATCCTATCCTGTCTCCTCGGCGCTACCGTGCTGACACGCCGCCGGTGGCGGATGCGCGGCTCATCGAGCAGGCAGCGGAGATGCTGGTCAATGCGGAGTGGCCGCTCCTCCATGCTGGAGGGGGAGTGCTACGCGCTGGCGCTTGGCCGGAGTTCGTGGAGTTGGCGGAGTACCTCTCCGCAGTGGTGACCACCAGCGTAGGCGCACGGGGAGTGATCCCGGAAGACCATCGGCTGTGTCTCATTCCTTCCAGTTTTGGCGCACTGGGGGCACAGGCCACCGCAGATGTTGTACTACTGGTAGGTGGTCGCATGGGCGATTTGGATTTCTGGGGGCGTCCACCAGCCTGGGGTGAGCCTGGGGCACAACGCTGGATCCAGATTGACATCGAGCCGCAGAACATTGCACTCAACCGTCCAGTTGACCTGGCCTTGGCCGGGGATGCGAAATCCACTCTGCGAGCGTTGTTGGAGGCGGTCAAGGCACGCACAGGTCCAAAGGCAGAGAATCCCCAGTTCAGAGATGCCCGTGAGGGTCAAGAAGCCTGGTTCCACCAATGGGAAGAGGGTGCACATTCCGATGCTGCACCGATTCACCCCTTGCGCCTGATGCGCGAAGTGCGCGAATTCTTCCCCCGCCATGCTATCTGCGCTGTAGATGGTGGCACTACCGCAGTATGGGCGTTTTACATGAACCGGGTCTATGAGCCTCGCTCCTTCCTATGGGCTGCCGACTCAGGTCATCTGGGCGCTGGAGTGCCCTACGCTGTGGCTGCTAAGCTGGCTCGTCCAGACATCCCGGTTTACTGCATCACGGGCGATGGTTCCTTTGGCTTCAATGCCTTGGAGATGGAAACCGCGCGGCGGGAGAATGCCCCTATCATAGTCATCATTGCCAACGACCGGGCATGGGGGATGATCAAGGGTGGGCAGAAGCTGGTCTATGATGAGCGGTACATTGGCGTAGATTTCAGCGATGCGCGCTATGACAAACTGGCGCAAGCGTTAGGCTGTTATGGGGAGCGGGTTACAGAGCCAGCCCAGATCAAGCCGGCTCTGCAGCGTGCAGTGGATTCCGGACTCCCGGCGGTGCTGGATGTGATCGTGGATGTAGAGGCGCATTTGGTACCGCCTGATTTGGAAGTGCTGGATGGCTTATGGATGGAAGGTGTAGAGCCGCCACGTCCGGAGGAGTAAACGATGAAAGCAGCGGTTTTTCGTAGTGCTGGTCAAATTGACGTAGCGGAAGTGCCTACGCCAGAGCCTGGGCCGGGCGAAGTGCTGGTGCGCGTACATTACTGCGGCATTTGTGGCACTGACCTGGAAGCGTATCAAACCGGGATGTACGAGCCAGGTCTCATCATGGGACACGAGTTCACCGGAGAGATTGTTGCCCTGGGCGAAGGAGTGCATGGCTGGGCAGTGGGGGACTTTGTCACTGCGGATGATGCTCTGCCTTGTGGTCGTTGCTGGTTTTGCCGTCAGGGACGTCCGGCACTCTGTCAAGAACTGCTGGCTCCTGGTATTACCCTGGATGGTGGCTTTGCTGAATATGTGCGCTTGCCCGTTACGTTGCTACATCGCCTGCCTAAGAGTGTAAGTACCCGCCAGGGAGCGCTTGTAGAGCCGTTGGCTGTCGCGCTGAATGGAGTGCGTTCCTCTGCGCTGCGACCTGGGGACTGGGTATTGGTGTTCGGGGCGGGCACGATCGGACTCTTTACTTTGCAGTGCGCGCTTCTGGCTGGAGCACGGCAGGTTCTGGTGGTCGAGGTCAACGAAAAGCGAGCGACTGTGGCTCGTGAGCTGGGTGCAACAGCCGTCCTTCATCCACAGCGGGATAACTTAGCTGTGGAAGTGCCCGCGCGCACCGATGGATTGGGGCCAAACATTGTGTATGTCTGCACCGGTGCGGCATCCGCTTTCGAGCATGCGCTTGGTTTGGTGCGGCGGGGAGGACAGGTGTTTGTCCTTGGCCTGTGCCCAGAGCCAGTGCCGACCGATTTCATGAGCCTAGTGTTGAGCGAGCTGGATGTGCGGGGCGGTTACCTAGGACATGGTGCCTTCCCAGCAGCTCTGGACTATGTGGCGCAAGGGCGGGTAAAAGTGGAGCCGCTCATCACGCACGAGATTGCGCTTGAGGATGTGGTGGAGAAAGGCTTTGAACGCATGTTGCAGCCAGATACGGAGGCGATTAAGGTGCTGGTAAGAGTGGGGCAGAAAGCGTGAAGAAAGAAAACGAAAAACGGGAGGCGAGCGATAG harbors:
- a CDS encoding thiamine pyrophosphate-binding protein; the encoded protein is MVRISGAETLVRCLIEEGVQRVFGIPGDQCNPITDAIYRLGRDSGIKFITTRHEQAAAHMADAWARVTGQPGVCLGTVGPGVADLVPGVYAAWADSIPMIVLGAQNQTWRCYPEHGSMQALDQISLMTPITKWRALVNDVRRMPQLVQWAFRAALSGRPGPVYLDLPSNVLCDKLDTDEYPILSPRRYRADTPPVADARLIEQAAEMLVNAEWPLLHAGGGVLRAGAWPEFVELAEYLSAVVTTSVGARGVIPEDHRLCLIPSSFGALGAQATADVVLLVGGRMGDLDFWGRPPAWGEPGAQRWIQIDIEPQNIALNRPVDLALAGDAKSTLRALLEAVKARTGPKAENPQFRDAREGQEAWFHQWEEGAHSDAAPIHPLRLMREVREFFPRHAICAVDGGTTAVWAFYMNRVYEPRSFLWAADSGHLGAGVPYAVAAKLARPDIPVYCITGDGSFGFNALEMETARRENAPIIVIIANDRAWGMIKGGQKLVYDERYIGVDFSDARYDKLAQALGCYGERVTEPAQIKPALQRAVDSGLPAVLDVIVDVEAHLVPPDLEVLDGLWMEGVEPPRPEE
- a CDS encoding alcohol dehydrogenase catalytic domain-containing protein yields the protein MKAAVFRSAGQIDVAEVPTPEPGPGEVLVRVHYCGICGTDLEAYQTGMYEPGLIMGHEFTGEIVALGEGVHGWAVGDFVTADDALPCGRCWFCRQGRPALCQELLAPGITLDGGFAEYVRLPVTLLHRLPKSVSTRQGALVEPLAVALNGVRSSALRPGDWVLVFGAGTIGLFTLQCALLAGARQVLVVEVNEKRATVARELGATAVLHPQRDNLAVEVPARTDGLGPNIVYVCTGAASAFEHALGLVRRGGQVFVLGLCPEPVPTDFMSLVLSELDVRGGYLGHGAFPAALDYVAQGRVKVEPLITHEIALEDVVEKGFERMLQPDTEAIKVLVRVGQKA